In Anopheles gambiae chromosome 2, idAnoGambNW_F1_1, whole genome shotgun sequence, a single window of DNA contains:
- the LOC1276093 gene encoding post-GPI attachment to proteins factor 3, whose amino-acid sequence MIRYRVVALVLIVLLIYFFRLIFASGGDRSQFYQNCLKFCTLDNCTQSGVSYKKELQWKHDPINKLLLWTCYDECGYDCMWRTTAAFHNRNWTTPQFYGKWPFVRFLGMQEPASVLFSVANFATHYKMLQRFKREVRTDSPMYGTWRAFSYICLNAWIWSAFFHTRDFPVTELLDYTFAYSMVLASFHCMVMRMIHRSSIVVRGAFSCLCVLFFINHFSYLSVGRFDYSYNMKANIVTGMSGALGWILWCFLQRKKRRYVWKCFTFIVLATSSLLLEINDFPPILWTFDAHSIWHLVTAPLTILFYSFIIEDCKTLRKELVGVQDEESRKLL is encoded by the exons ATGATACGGTACCGGGTAGTGGCGCTTGTGCTAATTGTGCTGCTAATTTATTTCTTTCGCCTCATCTTTGCGTCCGGCGGCGACCGAAGCCAGTTTTACCAGAACTGCCTAAAGTTCTGCACGCTCGACAACTGCACGCAGT CTGGCGTATCGTACAAGAAGGAGCTACAGTGGAAGCACGATCCGATCAATAAACTGCTGCTGTGGACCTGCTACGATGAGTGCGGCTACGACTGCATGTGGCGGACAACGGCCGCCTTTCACAACCGCAACTGGACGACGCCACAGTTTTACGGCAAG TGGCCATTTGTGCGGTTCCTCGGCATGCAGGAACCTGCCTCGGTACTGTTCTCGGTGGCCAACTTCGCCACGCACTACAAGATGCTGCAGCGGTTCAAGCGGGAGGTACGCACCGACAGCCCCATGTACGGCACGTGGCGAGCCTTTTCCTACATCTGTCTGAACGCGTGGATTTGGTCCGCTTTTTTCCACACGCGCGATTTTCCCGTGACCGAGCTGCTCGACTACACGTTCGCCTACTCGATGGTGCTGGCCTCGTTTCACTGCATGGTGATGCGCATGATACACCGCTCGTCCATCGTGGTGCGCGGCGCGTTCAGCTGCCTGTGCGTACTGTTCTTTATCAACCACTTTTCCTACCTAAGCGTTGGCCGGTTCGACTATTCGTACAACATGAAGGCGAACATTGTGACGG GTATGAGTGGTGCCCTCGGTTGGATTTTGTGGTGCTTTCTGCAGCGCAAGAAGCGCCGCTACGTCTGGAAGTGCTTTACCTTTATCGTGCTGGCGACATCGTCCTTGCTGCTGGAAATAAACGACTTCCCACCGATCCTGTGGACGTTCGATGCGCACTCGATATGGCATTTGGTAACGGCACCACTCACAATACTGTTCTATAG ttttataatCGAAGACTGCAAAACGTTGCGCAAGGAGCTGGTCGGCGTGCAAGATGAAGAGAGCCGCAAGCTGCTCTAA
- the LOC1276092 gene encoding probable ATP-dependent RNA helicase DDX20: MAGHSLNDDKVRTADVMVDRSLLFERMSLSEPVKQALARNNFVHPSPIQARAIPLARCDFDLLVQAKSGTGKTLVFAITIVESHDPEIAFPQSLTIVPTREIAVQVESVLNRIGGELGNFKARSFIGGMEISVDRKNLQNCSAVVGTPGRILHLIKSNVLNTSYIRTLVMDEADTLLQPSMRGDIDKIVGALSDKRQTIVCSATFYNNRDRELLRYMNAKFIGVTPKREVPLLFGIKQFVRELPAEPDNVKDLMAKVSVLNEIFQQINFAQCVVFANTISKAETYCTYLKKAGWPAEVINSGMEQRFRLKAIEDFRSFRARVLIATNLIARGIDVENVNLVINADVPKDNATYLHRIGRAGRFGTKGIAITLVSGVKDMERYRRILHDIGGNEMFVLKLPQGNLEDVWQFERYGDRYEKLFASQMVQEIRDKDVDQLFLKAMKMLGKQLGNGGEPSRSNNNEEQKLDDSLEKSTSDEETVVELDAPNGTTSQPAVEVAAPAVKGKTTNGHATELNGNVSPGKVEETDAHASSTVAMDGLSMSMEKLSLERGGALQANGERGGKTKRLDSLNGNQKKADGKDRNSLLLEEQDGVENNDDDDDDDEEDDNDSPKPGPSKNGAKGAAGTIRGSLSTPVPDMDGPPVLLVAGDTITTIITRNGGNESDLESSSSLSTNVTEKVEVGSDFNAQLSRLSQIPDPRFRQIGSVDCSDIDHSSDSEANGGDCPPFEANNDALFAKIMEQKELGVEHPEHQVQLHSIDGCSLEVHDDTVSDRGLTRKCSVPDVVPCGISLDSSRLHGGNRGPLAEEIGEHGEEGEEIELNSNTCGSNRGSLFEEEDVEDVIQANLPNRIRFQQQDSLEVNSNTVGSNVGSTPEPPEMLDQQSLPNINPIEADPIGPIGPQCAAHDVDDMMDDASSYSSYDSDASNSSFFDDVDRVSVASAKSTPKENDALAAAVADPLMVVAAAAAGGVGAIAAPSGSLEQIGAVTSNSVSVAASPHLFAVPSIPTPPLLVAGGIIPPPATNPAVVGGNPPSAVPPLIMDEERSPRSPAFMSRMENLLPPFHPAMASPAAAAGPSVSLPQQMRGGDAHATALYHRTYALWSNQYWNQLTQINDYVRFAAYARRNAYRSP, from the exons ATGGCTGGCCACAGCTTGAATGATGACAAAGTGCGTACCGCCGACGTCATGGTGGATCGCAGCCTGCTGTTCGAGCGGATGTCGCTGTCCGAGCCAGTGAAGCAGGCGCTCGCCCGCAACAACTTTGTCCATCCATCCCCGATACAGGCGCGAGCCATTCCACTGGCACGGTGTGATTTCG ATCTTTTGGTGCAGGCAAAGTCCGGCACAGGCAAAACACTCGTCTTCGCCATCACGATCGTCGAGAGCCACGATCCGGAGATCGCCTTTCCGCAATCACTGACCATTGTGCCGACGCGGGAAATCGCGGTGCAGGTCGAATCCGTGCTGAACCGGATCGGGGGCGAGCTGGGCAACTTTAAGGCCCGCTCCTTTATCGGCGGCATGGAGATCAGCGTCGATCGGAAGAACCTGCAGAACTGCTCGGCGGTGGTCGGTACGCCCGGCCGGATACTGCATCTCATCAAGAGCAACGTGCTGAACACGTCCTACATCCGGACGCTCGTGATGGACGAGGCGGACACGCTGCTGCAGCCCAGCATGCGCGGCGACATCGACAAGATTGTGGGCGCCCTATCCGACAAGCGGCAGACGATCGTGTGCAGCGCCACGTTCTACAACAACCGCGACCGGGAGCTGCTGCGGTACATGAACGCCAAGTTTATCGGCGTCACGCCCAAGCGGGAGGTGCCGCTGCTGTTCGGCATCAAGCAGTTTGTGCGTGAGCTGCCCGCCGAACCGGACAACGTGAAGGACCTGATGGCGAAGGTGAGCGTGCTGAACGAGATCTTCCAGCAGATCAACTTCGCGCAGTGCGTGGTGTTCGCGAACACGATCTCCAAGGCGGAAACGTACTGCACGTACCTGAAGAAGGCGGGCTGGCCGGCGGAGGTCATTAACAGCGGCATGGAGCAGCGGTTCCGGCTGAAGGCGATCGAGGATTTCCGCTCGTTCCGGGCGCGCGTACTGATCGCCACCAATCTGATCGCGCGCGGCATCGACGTGGAGAACGTCAACCTGGTGATCAATGCGGACGTGCCGAAGGACAACGCCACCTACCTGCACCGGATAGGGCGGGCGGGCCGGTTCGGCACCAAGGGCATCGCGATAACGCTCGTGTCGGGCGTGAAGGACATGGAGCGGTACCGTCGCATCCTGCACGATATCGGCGGGAACGAGATGTTCGTACTGAAGCTGCCCCAGGGCAACCTGGAGGACGTGTGGCAGTTCGAGCGGTACGGGGACCGGTATGAGAAGCTGTTCGCCTCGCAGATGGTGCAGGAGATCCGCGACAAGGACGTGGACCAGCTGTTCCTGAAGGCGATGAAGATGCTGGGCAAGCAGCTGGGCAATGGGGGCGAACCGTCGCGAAGCAATAACAACGAGGAGCAGAAGCTGGACGACAGTTTGGAGAAGTCAACGTCGGACGAGGAGACGGTGGTGGAGCTGGATGCACCGAACGGCACGACGAGCCAGCCAGCGGTCGAGGTAGCCGCCCCAGCAGTCAAAGGAAAGACCACGAACGGGCATGCGACGGAGCTGAATGGAAATGTGTCTCCCGGCAAGGTGGAAGAGACGGACGCTCATGCGTCGTCCACCGTGGCCATGGATGGGCTGTCGATGTCGATGGAAAAGCTCAGTCTCGAGCGGGGTGGCGCTCTACAAGCGAACGGTGAGCGGGGTGGCAAAACGAAGCGGCTCGATTCGCTGAACGGCAATCAAAAGAAAGCGGATGGCAAAGATCGAAACAGCTTACTGCTGGAGGAGCAGGATGGTGTGGaaaacaacgacgacgacgatgacgatgatgaggaGGATGATAATGATTCACCAAAACCGGGACCATCGAAGAATGGTGCTAAAGGTGCGGCCGGTACGATCCGGGGCAGCCTTTCGACTCCCGTGCCCGATATGGACGGGCCTCCGGTGCTGCTGGTAGCGGGCGACACCATTACAACCATCATCACCCGCAACGGGGGCAACGAATCGGACCTCGAGAGCAGCTCCTCCCTCAGCACGAACGTGACGGAGAAGGTGGAGGTGGGATCGGACTTTAACGCCCAGCTGTCCCGGCTGAGCCAAATCCCGGATCCGCGCTTCCGGCAGATCGGTTCGGTCGACTGTTCCGACATCGACCACAGCTCGGACAGTGAGGCGAACGGGGGCGACTGCCCACCGTTCGAGGCGAACAACGACGCGCTGTTTGCGAAGATCATGGAGCAGAAGGAGCTGGGCGTGGAGCATCCGGAGCATCAGGTGCAGCTGCACTCGATCGACGGCTGCAGCCTGGAGGTGCACGACGATACGGTCAGCGATCGGGGCCTGACGCGCAAGTGCTCCGTGCCGGACGTCGTCCCGTGCGGCATATCGCTCGACTCCTCCCGGCTGCACGGCGGCAACCGGGGCCCGCTGGCGGAGGAGATCGGCGAGCACGGCGAGGAGGGCGAAGAGATCGAGCTCAACTCGAACACGTGCGGCTCGAACCGGGGCTCGCTgttcgaggaggaggacgtgGAGGATGTGATACAGGCGAACCTGCCAAACCGGATCCGGTTCCAGCAGCAGGACTCGCTCGAGGTGAACTCGAACACGGTCGGCTCGAACGTCGGCTCGACGCCGGAACCGCCCGAGATGCTGGACCAGCAGTCGCTGCCCAACATCAATCCGATCGAGGCCGACCCGATCGGGCCGATCGGGCCGCAGTGTGCCGCCCACGACGTGGACGACATGATGGACGACGCGAGCTCGTACTCGTCGTACGACAGTGACGCCTCCAACTCGTCCTTCTTCGACGATGTCGACCGCGTGTCGGTGGCGTCGGCTAAATCGACCCCCAAAGAGAACGACGCACTGGCGGCGGCCGTCGCCGATccgttgatggtggtggccgcagctgctgctggcggtgtTGGTGCTATCGCTGCGCCGTCCGGCAGCCTGGAGCAGATCGGTGCCGTCACCTCGAACTCGGTGTCGGTGGCCGCTTCGCCCCATCTGTTTGCCGTGCCCAGCATCCCGACACCGCCCCTCCTGGTGGCCGGTGGTATTATTCCACCCCCAGCCACGAACCCCGCCGTCGTCGGGGGCAATCCTCCCTCGGCCGTACCACCGCTCATCATGGACGAGGAGCGTTCGCCCCGATCGCCCGCGTTCATGTCGCGCATGGAGAATCTGCTTCCACCCTTCCATCCAGCGATGGCATCGCCGGCAGCGGCAGCCGGTCCATCCGTCAGCCTGCCGCAGCAGATGCGGGGAGGTGATGCGCATGCGACCGCCCTCTACCACCGGACGTACGCCCTGTGGAGCAATCAGTACTGGAACCAGCTGACGCAGATCAACGACTACGTTCGGTTTGCGGCTTACGCTCGGCGCAACGCGTACCGAAGCCCTTAG
- the LOC1276094 gene encoding ras-related protein Rab-2, producing the protein MSYAYLFKYIIIGDTGVGKSCLLLQFTDKRFQPVHDLTIGVEFGARMITIDGKQIKLQIWDTAGQEAFRSITRSYYRGAAGALLVYDITRRETFNHLTTWLEDARQHSNSNMVIMLIGNKSDLDSRREVKKEEGEAFAREHGLVFMETSARTAANVEEAFINTAKEIYEKIQEGVFDINNEANGIKIGQQHSPTSPSLGSGNSPGGPASSGCC; encoded by the exons ATGTCGTACGCTTACTTGTTCAAATACATCATCATAGGAGACACAG GTGTGGGCAAGTcctgcctgctgctgcagtttaCCGACAAACGCTTCCAGCCGGTGCACGATTTGACGATCGGCGTCGAGTTCGGTGCGCGCATGATCACCATCGACGGCAAGCAGATCAAGCTACAGATCTGGGACACGGCCGGCCAGGAAGCGTTCCGGTCGATCACCCGCTCGTACTACCGCGGGGCGGCCGGCGCCCTGCTCGTGTACGACATTACGCGCCGCGAAACGTTCAACCACCTGACCACCTGGCTGGAGGACGCCCGGCAACACTCGAACTCGAATATGGTCATTATGCTGATCGGCAATAAGAG tGATCTTGATTCACGCCGCGAAGTGAAGAAGGAGGAAGGCGAAGCGTTCGCGCGCGAGCACGGGCTGGTGTTTATGGAAACGTCCGCCCGTACGGCGGCCAACGTCGAGGAAGCGTTCATCAACACGGCGAAGGAGATCTACGAAAAGATTCAGGAGGGTGTATTTGATATCAATAAtgag GCTAACGGCATCAAGATTGGCCAGCAGCACTCCCCGACGAGCCCATCGCTGGGCAGCGGCAACAGCCCGGGCGGACCGGCCAGCAGTGGTTGCTGCTAA